From Mycobacterium colombiense CECT 3035:
ATCCGGCGCGGGAAGCTGCCGCGGTGCCGGATCGACCACCCGCCAGACCGTGCCCGCCGCGGCGGCGGCGTCCATCGCCTGGCCCAGGATCTCACCGGGGATGTCCAAATAGACCCCGCCGGGCCGGCCGGAGACGGCGGTGCGAACCGCGCGCGCGACCCCGCGCCCGATGTCCTCGATCCGGCCGATCCGATAGGCCGCCTTGGCGAACGGCTTTGCGGCACCGAGCTGATCGATGTCCTGGTAATCGCCGCGCTGCAGGTCCACCAGCGCCCGATTGCTGGAGCCGGAAATCTGGATCATCGGAAAGCAATTCGTCGTGGCGTTCGCCAGCGCCGGTAGGGCATTGAGGAAGCCGGGCCCGGACGTGGTGAGGCAGACGCCGGGCGGCGGGTGAGGAATCCGGCCGCGGCCGCGGCGTTGCCGGCCGAGGCCTCCTGCCGAAAACCGATGTAGCGGATGCCCGACGCCTGAGCGACGCGCGCGAGGTCGGTGATCGGGATGCCGACGATGCCGTAGATCGTCTCCACGTCGTTGGCCTTCAGCGCGTCCACCACGAGGTGAAAGCCGTCGATCAGGCCCGTCGGGTTCGGGGATGCCGAAGCGGTGGACATGTGGCGACTCCTCGGGATGCTGTGCCGTACTGCCTTGGCCATCACTGTGACCCCCGCGGCCCCCGGGTGTCCAAGACGAGGGCACTATCCGGCGATTGATGCCGTCTATCGTTGCAGGTCAGTGCGACAGTACCGCGAATCGATAGGCGCCGGTTGTCGATCGTGAGCGAACCGATATTGGACGCACCGGAAGGCCACCCGGCAGGGTGACATCGGTAAGCAAGACAGGAAGGAGTGCGGCCATGACCACTGACACGATCGCCACCGGCGAGGGGTCCACGGAATCCGCGAGCCCCGGCATCGCCGATCTGGTCGGGGCGGCCACACGTAGGGCGCCGGACGCACCGGCCCTGGTCGTCACCGCCGAGCGCATACCGGTCAGCTACCGCGACGTGATCCGGTTGGTCGACGATCTGGCCGCCCAGCTCAAGGCCGCCGGCCTGCTGCCCGGCGACCGGGTCGCGCTGCGCGCCGGCAGTAACGCCGAATTCGTCATCGGGCTGCTGGCCGGATCGCGTGCGAATCTCGTTGTGGTGCCCCTGGATCCGGCCCTACCCGTCGCCGATCAACGCGCCCGCAGCGCGGCGGTGGGCGCCCGGGCGGTGCTCGTCGACCAGGCCGCCGGCGCCGAGAACGACACGGCGGACGGCTTGCCGTGGTGGCCGATCGCGGTGACCGTCGGGTCCGACGGCGGCGCCCCGGCGGTGAGCCTGGCTGTCACCGCCGCACCCGCGGGCGACGTGCCCGCGCCGGAGGGGCTGCGCGACGACGACGCCATGATCATGTTCACCGGCGGCACCACCGGGGTGCCCAAGATGGTGCCCTGGACGCGCCACAACGTCGCCCGCTCGGTGTCGGCCATCATCGCCGGTTACGGGCTGGGCCCGCGGGACGCGACGGTGGCGGTGATGCCGCTGTACCACGGGCACGGCCTGCTCGCCGCGCTGCTGGGGACCCTGGTGTCCGGGGGAGCGGTGTTGTTGCCCGCGCGCGGAAGGTTCTCGGCGCACACGTTCTGGGACGACATCGAGGCCGTCGGGGCCACCTGGTACACCGCCGTCCCGACGATCCATCAGATCTTGCTGGAGCGCGCGCGAACGGAGCAGCCGGGTGGGACGCACGCCCTGCGGTTCATCCGCAGCTGCAGCGCGCCGCTGACCGCCGAGACCGCGCAGGCGCTGCACGAGACGTTCTCGGCGCCGGTGGTGTGCGCGTTCGGGATGACCGAGTCGACCCACCAGGTGGCGACGACGGCCATCGACGGCGCCGGCAGCAGCGAAAACCCCGGCGCCACACCCGGTCTCGTCGGCCGATCGACCGGACCGCAGATCCGGATCGTGGGGCCCGACGGCCAGACGCTGCCGGCGGAGACCGTCGGCGAGGTGTGGCTGCAGGGGCCGACCGTGGTGCG
This genomic window contains:
- a CDS encoding FadD7 family fatty acid--CoA ligase, which encodes MTTDTIATGEGSTESASPGIADLVGAATRRAPDAPALVVTAERIPVSYRDVIRLVDDLAAQLKAAGLLPGDRVALRAGSNAEFVIGLLAGSRANLVVVPLDPALPVADQRARSAAVGARAVLVDQAAGAENDTADGLPWWPIAVTVGSDGGAPAVSLAVTAAPAGDVPAPEGLRDDDAMIMFTGGTTGVPKMVPWTRHNVARSVSAIIAGYGLGPRDATVAVMPLYHGHGLLAALLGTLVSGGAVLLPARGRFSAHTFWDDIEAVGATWYTAVPTIHQILLERARTEQPGGTHALRFIRSCSAPLTAETAQALHETFSAPVVCAFGMTESTHQVATTAIDGAGSSENPGATPGLVGRSTGPQIRIVGPDGQTLPAETVGEVWLQGPTVVRGYLGDPSITAANFTRGWLHTGDLGTLSPAGDLVIRGRIKELINRGGEKISPERVEGVLATHPDVLEVGVFGKPDALYGETVAAVIVARGSAAPTADELTAFCRDRLAPFEVPAEFQQADELPHTAKGSLDRRAVAERFGRSGSPPSG